Proteins encoded by one window of Mercenaria mercenaria strain notata chromosome 4, MADL_Memer_1, whole genome shotgun sequence:
- the LOC123532238 gene encoding uncharacterized protein LOC123532238, whose product MRKRSLDLTGIEEDTFESDTESSSKKIQLQPKKKLKQIHIPWTVKEKEALFESFGDYLEGKSVQLPGKAAVEVSQSKYAVLKGRTWLNIKFQVKNIRSKFWKK is encoded by the exons ATGAGAAAGAGATCATTGGACCTGACAGGCATTGAAGAAGATACATTTGAGAGTGATACTG AATCATCATCAAAAAAGATCCAGCTTCAGcccaaaaagaaactgaaacaaATTCATATCCCTTGGACAGTTAAAGAAAAGGAAGCCCTTTTCGAGTCATTTGGAGATTATCTTGAAGGGAAATCTGTACAACTGCCTGGAAAGGCAGCAGTAGAAGTATCACAGAGTAAATACGCAGTTCTTAAAGGAAGAACTTGGCTTAACATAAAATTTCAAGTGAAAAACATTAGATCAAAATTCTGGAAGAAGTAA